ACACAATGGTTTTGTTCCATCGGTGTGTCAAACGATCATGCACCACTAAGACCACACTGGAAGATAATATAAACGCAGTGCTTCTATTATATTTCAGTGATATTTCAAAATACCCAATTTTTTTATGCGGAAACATGTGTGGAGAAGAAGCTTTGAACTAGTTGATAATGGTGCTCAccaaatcatcaacatatataagaatatgaACATGGTCACATACCCAAGTGAATAAAGAGTAGTCTATTTTGTCAACAATGGAAGTAAATGTAAGAATCAAAGAAAAAACACATGTTTTTTACATCATACAGTTACTAAATCGCGTTTATTTTCAGTCGGAGGAatgtctttatttatttattcttttaagTAAGAAAAGGACAGAAATAAAGATTTGATTTTGGAAGCTTATTATAAAAGGAAGTGAAGGAGAAGAAAGCAAAAACAGAGTTGgcactttctctcttctctctttcctCACCGGACACAGAGCTATGCCTCTAGACGGTGGCGTTTCTTGCCTTCGTAGGTCAGAGATGATCGGAATAGGAATAGGAGAACTCGAATCTCCCCCCCTGGATTCTGACCAAGTTCACGTTCTCGCCGTTGACGACAGCCTCGTCGATCGTATCGTCATCGAAAGATTGCTTCGTATTACTTCTTGCAAAGGTTTgtctgtcttcttcttcttcatttcaaaataaataaataaaaccggGACTCGTGttctggtggtaaaggaacctcggctgagATGTCCGCCATCACGACTTCGAGCTCCggccacagcggatttaacatcccttccgttggggcACTGGACCCACTACGGATATAATTGGGAATGTAGCTGCCAACATACcagaattaccaaaaaaaaaaaaaaaaaaaaaaataaataaattcttatttacGGCGATTCACATGCAGTAACGGCGGTTGATAGCGGATGGCGTGCTCTGGAGTTCTTAGGGTTGGACGATGATAAATCCTCAGTAGAATTTGATGTAATCTCTCAAAGAATCAGTTTTAACTTTCGAAGAgcttttgtgattttttttcataatttgattttgatttttgaatctTTCAGAGATTGAAGGTTGATTTGATCATCACTGATTACTGTATGCCTGGAATGACGGGATACGAGCTTCTCAAGAAGATTaaggtttttaatattttcccgCCATGAAAATAAGTTTCTTAAGCTGAACAGTGtggattttttttgaaacaggaGTCGACTAGTTTCCGAGAAGTTCCGGTTGTGATTATGTCGTCGGAGAACGTTCTCACTCGAATCGACAGGTGAATCTTTTTTCggaatattttatcaaatttcaTATCAATTTAGAAaagttaaaattcaaaaataataaaaatgcagATGCCTTGAAGAAGGTGCGGAGGATTTCTTGTTGAAGCCTGTGAAACTCGCCGACGTGAAACGCCTGAGGACTTACTTAACGAGAGACGTTAAAGTCTCCGACGGAAACAAACCGAAGGTTCCTGAAGATCTCAGCCGTTTCTCTTCTTTGGCTATGGttactcctcctcctcctccgccgccatCCATTACATCGGTAAAATCTTCGTCTTTGGAGGAAATCGTGTCATCTTCGCCTCCGCCGTCGGAGTCTTCAGTTTCGCCGGTGGGTTCGCCGATAAGACCGATGGAGATGAGGAGTCCCGGATTAGACTAGAGAGATCCGTGTGATGACTATCTCCGTTAACTTTTCTACTTTTGACGGGTTTATTGACTGCACGTTGACTTCACGCCGTCAGTTTATAGATCTCTCTTTTATATTGATCGATGTGGGGTCTCTTTACTCTTGTACGAAAACTTTTTGATTTTCTTGTATTTAACTACATATGTTTCTTTAATCAAATAAGAATTCAATCATCAAATAAGATTTCAGagctggtttttttttttaattttcttttatcagAGCTGGTTTTTAATTCATTAGTTACAGTGCCAGCGATTATCTAATGTGTTTATTCGATTGTAGATCCAGTGATGTACGAACTGGGGATACTTTTcattaatcatttaaaaatggAGTATAAAGTATTACCATTTTACACTAAAAAAAAGTAATACCATTTTACACTTAAAATACAATTCCGTTATTCTTTTATGGAAAATACCCTAGGATATCACtaaaaaattttatatcacaaatatagattctaatgatcaaaatgaccaaaatatttcattaaagaaataaatatacatttatatccaTAGGGTTaactaaagtggtggagatttgagattgagatttaaaattttataaaataaaaaataaatatcaaaattttgaaaaaaaaaaattataaaaaatttcgaatttgaaaacatataatctaaaattataaaaaaaaattaaatttttttattttcttttattttttaatatatctagggtattagggtctttttacctattaaataaaaaaatgtggtcattttcctctttctggtctatttttgtgatcaaaacttgaaaatggtctatttatgagaattgcccTTCTTTTATTATGCATactaaaaaagaatataaataatttataatagaattttttttttgtcacttataatttataatagaactaaaattaatatgtatatgttccaaaaataacacttaagaaaaaaaaatacaaatgtcaaaaagaatatataaaaagagaTTAAAAAGATAGAAAGACACATATATTCACATGATTGAAGGGTTATGAAGTAGCATTTAAGTTTTAAGAAATGAGGTTTAGGCATtaaggattagggtttagcgtATAGGATTTAGAGcttatgatataatttttttttaaatataatgttttaatatttaaaaaagatttatattaaatgtattattcac
This genomic stretch from Brassica napus cultivar Da-Ae chromosome C9, Da-Ae, whole genome shotgun sequence harbors:
- the LOC125593460 gene encoding two-component response regulator ARR3-like; the encoded protein is MPLDGGVSCLRRSEMIGIGIGELESPPLDSDQVHVLAVDDSLVDRIVIERLLRITSCKVTAVDSGWRALEFLGLDDDKSSVEFDRLKVDLIITDYCMPGMTGYELLKKIKESTSFREVPVVIMSSENVLTRIDRCLEEGAEDFLLKPVKLADVKRLRTYLTRDVKVSDGNKPKVPEDLSRFSSLAMVTPPPPPPPSITSVKSSSLEEIVSSSPPPSESSVSPVGSPIRPMEMRSPGLD